A region from the Xiphias gladius isolate SHS-SW01 ecotype Sanya breed wild chromosome 20, ASM1685928v1, whole genome shotgun sequence genome encodes:
- the LOC120806649 gene encoding protein zer-1 homolog, protein MAAKAGDNPESLMTLATVFCLRNLGKTMCYQGFRNKVCLRSDIFLPSEICDKLVNTYMELVHTDSNFEPEESFFQLFSDPRSTRLTRVQLREDFVRDRDLEAIRKQVGN, encoded by the exons ATGGCAGCCAAAGCAGGAGACAACCCTGAGAGCCTCATGACTCTGGCAACAGTCTTCTGCCTGAGGAACCTAGGGAAGACCATGTGCTACCAGGGATTCAGGAACAAGGTCTGCTTGCGCTCAGACATCTTCCTTCCCAGTGAAATCTGTGACAAGTTGGTCAACAC atATATGGAGTTGGTCCACACAGACAGTAATTTTGAACCAGAGGAGAGCTTCTTCCAGCTATTCTCAGACCCGCGAAGCACTAGACTGACCAGGGTACAGCTGAGAGAAGACTTTGTCCGTGACAGAGATCTGGAGGCCATTAGAAAACAGGTTGGAAACTAA